A window of Betaproteobacteria bacterium genomic DNA:
TGCCGACGTTGGGTTCGATCGTGCAGAACGGGTAGTTCTCCGCCGCGATGCCCGCCTTGGTGAGCGCGTTGAACAGAGTGGACTTGCCGACGTTGGGGAGTCCGACGATGCCGCATTTGAGGCTCATGATGTCTCCTGGGCCCGCGCGTCCAGGCGCAGGTTGCGATTCGATTCGAAGATGCCGCGGAGCGGTGTGGCGACAAACTCCCCGCGCATCATTGCTTTTCCTTCGTGGGTTTGGCGTCCGCTGCCGGCGCATCCGGGCGCGTGTGCAGCGCGTGCATGGCGGCTTCCATACGGTCTTCCCACACCATGGGCCAGACGTCGATCGAGCGGTTGATGGCCGATTCGATGCCGGGCATTTCTTCCTTGCGGGGCGGCTGCAGGACGAAGTTGATCACCTGCGCGCGATCGCCCGGGTGCCCGATGCCGATGCGCAGCCGCCAGAAGGCCTGGCCGATGTGGGCGATGATGTCCTTCAGGCCGTTGTGCCCGGCCGCGCCGCCGCCCTTCTTGAGCTTGACGCCACCGGGCGGCAGATCCAGCTCGTCGTGCACGACGAGGATCTCCTGCGGTTCGATCTTGTAGAAGCGGCACAGCGCGCCCACCGCACGGCCGCTGGCGTTCATGTAGGTGGACGGCTCCAGCAGCCAGCATTCGCGCCCGCCGCGTGCGATGCGCGCGACCAGCCCGTGAAAGCGCGATTCGTTGCGCAGCGAAACGCCTTCGCGGTCCGCGATGGCATCCACGAACCAGAACCCGGCGTTGTGGCGCGTGGCTTCGTATTCCCGGCCGGGATTGCCCAAACCTACGACCAGTCGCATGTGTCCGGAGCTTCGAGAGTGGGGGTCGTTCGTGACAGGGGTTCAGATGCGCAAAGGCCCGCTGCGGGCGCACCCGAGCGGGCCTCTTGCCGACACCAGGACGAGATTACTTCTTCTCGGCCTTCTGCGCAGTCGCGGGAACCGTGGCTGCGGAAGGCGCCGTCTCGGCTTCGGCTTCCACCGCACCGCCCGGCACCTGGATCGTCACCACCACGGCGTTGTCGCCGCGCTTGTACTGCACCGACTCCACGCCCTCGGGGAACTTGATGTCGGCCAGGTGCACGCTGCTGCCGAGTTCCATCGCACCCAGATCCACGGCAATGAACTCCGGCAGGTGGTCGGGCAGACACTGGATGTCGATTTCGTTCATCACGTGGTTGATGATGCCGTGACCGAACTTGACGCCAGGCGCGGCATCCGCGTTGACGAAGTGCAGCGGAATCTTCACGTGGATGATCTGGTCCTTGGCCACGCGCTGGAAGTCCACGTGCAGGATTTCCTGGCGGTAGGGGTGCATCTGCACGTCACGCAGCAGCACGCGGTCGACCTGGCCATCCACCTTCATGGTCAGCACCGAGGCGTGGAACGCTTCGTTGCGCAGACGCAGCGAGAGCGCCTGATGGTCGATTTCGACGGCCTGGGGTTCCTTGCCGCCTCCGTAGACGATGCCTGGTACCAGCCCCTTGCGGCGCAGGCGGCGGCTCGCACCCGTTCCCTGCAAAGACCGCGGGCTCGCGATCACTTCGAATTGCATGTTGTTTCTCCTTTGACCCGGCGCCTGCCGCGACCAGCGGGCACCGATTCTTCACCGGAACCGGAAGAAGCGTTCGGCGAACGCTTCCTTCGATTCCACCCTCAGGAGCAGGCGGCGCCTACTCCATGAACAACGACGAGACGGAATCCTCGTTACTGATGCGGCGCATGGTCTCGGCCAGCAGACCGGCCACGCCCAGTTGCCGGATCTTGGGGCACGCCCGGGCTTCCTCGCGCAGCGGAATGGTGTCGGTGACCACGATCTCGTCCAGCACCGAATCCGCGATGCGCTGCACGGCCTTGCCGGACAGCACCGGGTGGATACAGTAGGCGAGCACCTTGGCCGCGCCTTTTTCCTTGAGGGCGCGCGCCGCTTCGCACAGCGTGTTGGCGGTGTCGACCATGTCGTCCATGATGAGACAGGTACGGCCGGCGACATCGCCGATGATGTTCATGACCGTCGCCACATTGGGGCGCGGACGGCGCTTGTCGATGATGGCGAGGTCGGATTCGAGGCGCTTGGCCAGGGCACGGGCGCGAACCACGCCACCGACGTCCGGCGAGACCACGATGAGATCCTGGAACCCCTGCTTCCAGACATCCCCCAGCAGAATGGGTGCGGCGTAGATGTTGTCCACGGGGATGTCGAAGAAGCCCTGGATCTGGTCGGCGTGCAGGTCCATGGTCAGCAGCCGGTCGACACCGACCGACTGGAGCATGTTCGCAACGACCTTGGCGCTGATGGCCACCCGGGCGGAGCGCGGCCGGCGATCCTGGCGCGCATAACCGAAGTAGGGGATTGCCGCGGTGATGCGCCCGGCGGACGAACGCTTGAGCGCGTCGACCATCAGCATCACTTCCATCAGGCTGTCGTTGGTGGGGTTGCAGGTGGACTGCAGCACGAAGACGTCCTTCCCGCGGACGTTCTCCAGCAGTTCCACCATCACCTCGCCATCGCTGAACCGCCCGACGGTGGCGCGGCCCAGGTGGATGTTCAGGTTCTTGCAGACGTCTTCGGCAAGCCGCGGATTCGCGTTGCCGGTGAACACCATCAGGCTGTCGTAGGCCATGAGCGGTCAGTAGGGCGGGCTGTGGTGGCTGGGGAGGAAGGATTCGAACCTTCGAATGCCGGAATCAAAATCCGGTGCCTTAACCAACTTGGCGACTCCCCAATATCTTCGACTACGTACCCGGCTCCAGCAGGGGGTGAGTGTCCATTCCCTGAGCAACGAACCCCCGCCAGTTCACAGGCTTTCTGTCCCACACCGATTGCGCTTCGCGCAGGGACGGGAACCCGCAAAACACGCTGGCGCCCGAACCGGTCATCCGGGCGGGACCGAAGCTTTCCAGCCAGGCGAGCGCTTCGGCCACTTCAGGGTACAGCCTGCAAACGACCGGCTGCAGATCGTTGCGGGTATGCCCCGAAAAAAAGGTCGCCATTCTGACTGGATCACTATGGCGCGTCAATTCCGGATGACTGAAAACCGCCGCCGTGGACACGTGCACGGGCGGGTTGATGACCACGTACCACGCCGGCGGCAGCTCGATGGCCTGAAGCTTCTCGCCCACGCCTTCCGCGAATGCGCTGCGCCCGAACACGAAAACCGGCACGTCGGCCCCGAGCCGCAATCCCAGCGCCTGGAGCCGTCCCCGCTCCAGACCGGTGCGCCAGAGCACGTTCAGGGCGATCAGCGTGGTGGCCGCGTCCGAACTGCCGCCCCCCACCCCGCCACCGAAGGGCAGCCGCTTGAGGAGATGGATGTCCGCTCCGAGCCGGCTGCCGGTCTCGGCCTGCAGCAGCCGGGCCGCCCGGACCACGAGATCGTCCTCCGGCGGCACTTCGGCCGGCCCCGATGCGCGGCGGATCAGCCCGTCCTCGCGCACTTCGAAGCGCAGGTCGTCGCCATGGTCCAGAAAGCGGAAGACCGTCTGCAGTGTGTGGTATCCGTCCGGCCGGCGGCCGGTCACGTGCAGGAAGAGGTTGAGCTTGGCCGGCGCCGGCCAGATTTCCCTCAAGGATTCAACTCCGGTTCGCCCCAGTGGCTGGCGATCAGCTTCACCTTGAGACCGGGCTTCTCCAGGTCGAGCCGTTCAGGCAGCAACGGCGCCTTGGACGCGAAATACGACCGGTAGGTCACGCGCCACTGCCCCTGGGACAGCCGGACGGGCCGCCCTTCGGGACCGGATTCGACGTCGGCGGCGCCGGCACCGGGCGCCGGCCGGGTAAAGAGCCAGAACGGCAGTTCGGTCAGGGGCAGTTCCCAGCCGAGGATGCGGAGGGAGAGCGTCTGGGCATCGGGTTCCTCCGCGCGCTTGCCGTCGGCGGTTTCGAGGATCGCCCCGGCAGGCTCCCGCAAGAGCCTCGCGTGGAGTGTGCCGATGGGCGTGAACAGCTCGACCCGGTCGCGCTCACCGGCATGCTGCCAGCGGAATGTGCCGCTGTAGCCGTCGTCGCCGTAACGCACGGCGATCTTGCCTTCGAGTTCGAAACGCTCGGGCACCGGCTTGCCTTCCACAGGGGGCTTCTTGAACAGGAAGGCACAACCGTTCAGGGCCAGCGCCACCCCGGTCAGTGCCGCCAGGCGGCCGACGGCGGCGCGCCGGCCTGAATCGGCAGCGCCGGGAGCGCATGGGCGGGCCGGGAGAAGGAGCGTCCGGGAAATCACGGTGTCGGCAGTGCGCCGGCAGCGGCCCGGGTCACTTGAGCAGCTTGGCGACGACGCCCTTCAACTCTTCGTTCGTGGGGTGGTCCTGCAGGGCGGTGCGCAGCAACTGCTCGGCTTCGCCCTTCTGCCCTTTCATCCACATCACTTCGCCCAGATGCGCGGCGATCTCGGGGTCCTGGCGCTGGGCATAGGCGCGGCGAAGGAAGTCCAGGCCCTCGTCGAGCCGGCCCTGCCGGTAGTGGACCCAGCCCATGCTGTCGAGAATGAAGGCATCGTTGGGCGACAGCGTGAGCGCCTTCTCGATGTAACCCTGCGCTTCCTCCAGCCGGAGGTTGCGATCGGCCAGCGTGTAACCCAGCGCGTTGTAGGCCTGCGCATGGTCGGGCTTGAGCTCGATGAGCCGCTTCAGGTTGCGCTCGAGCACGTCGATGCGGTTGAGCTTCTCGGCGGCCATTGCCACGTCGTACAGCAGGTCCTGGTTGTCCGGCTGGGCG
This region includes:
- a CDS encoding 50S ribosomal protein L25/general stress protein Ctc, whose protein sequence is MQFEVIASPRSLQGTGASRRLRRKGLVPGIVYGGGKEPQAVEIDHQALSLRLRNEAFHASVLTMKVDGQVDRVLLRDVQMHPYRQEILHVDFQRVAKDQIIHVKIPLHFVNADAAPGVKFGHGIINHVMNEIDIQCLPDHLPEFIAVDLGAMELGSSVHLADIKFPEGVESVQYKRGDNAVVVTIQVPGGAVEAEAETAPSAATVPATAQKAEKK
- the lolB gene encoding outer membrane lipoprotein LolB, whose protein sequence is MISRTLLLPARPCAPGAADSGRRAAVGRLAALTGVALALNGCAFLFKKPPVEGKPVPERFELEGKIAVRYGDDGYSGTFRWQHAGERDRVELFTPIGTLHARLLREPAGAILETADGKRAEEPDAQTLSLRILGWELPLTELPFWLFTRPAPGAGAADVESGPEGRPVRLSQGQWRVTYRSYFASKAPLLPERLDLEKPGLKVKLIASHWGEPELNP
- the ispE gene encoding 4-(cytidine 5'-diphospho)-2-C-methyl-D-erythritol kinase, whose translation is MREIWPAPAKLNLFLHVTGRRPDGYHTLQTVFRFLDHGDDLRFEVREDGLIRRASGPAEVPPEDDLVVRAARLLQAETGSRLGADIHLLKRLPFGGGVGGGSSDAATTLIALNVLWRTGLERGRLQALGLRLGADVPVFVFGRSAFAEGVGEKLQAIELPPAWYVVINPPVHVSTAAVFSHPELTRHSDPVRMATFFSGHTRNDLQPVVCRLYPEVAEALAWLESFGPARMTGSGASVFCGFPSLREAQSVWDRKPVNWRGFVAQGMDTHPLLEPGT
- the pth gene encoding aminoacyl-tRNA hydrolase; translation: MRLVVGLGNPGREYEATRHNAGFWFVDAIADREGVSLRNESRFHGLVARIARGGRECWLLEPSTYMNASGRAVGALCRFYKIEPQEILVVHDELDLPPGGVKLKKGGGAAGHNGLKDIIAHIGQAFWRLRIGIGHPGDRAQVINFVLQPPRKEEMPGIESAINRSIDVWPMVWEDRMEAAMHALHTRPDAPAADAKPTKEKQ
- a CDS encoding ribose-phosphate pyrophosphokinase; translated protein: MAYDSLMVFTGNANPRLAEDVCKNLNIHLGRATVGRFSDGEVMVELLENVRGKDVFVLQSTCNPTNDSLMEVMLMVDALKRSSAGRITAAIPYFGYARQDRRPRSARVAISAKVVANMLQSVGVDRLLTMDLHADQIQGFFDIPVDNIYAAPILLGDVWKQGFQDLIVVSPDVGGVVRARALAKRLESDLAIIDKRRPRPNVATVMNIIGDVAGRTCLIMDDMVDTANTLCEAARALKEKGAAKVLAYCIHPVLSGKAVQRIADSVLDEIVVTDTIPLREEARACPKIRQLGVAGLLAETMRRISNEDSVSSLFME